The following coding sequences are from one Leishmania major strain Friedlin complete genome, chromosome 36 window:
- a CDS encoding putative oxidoreductase, with protein MSSPSNFKKLQVVSLSKDFRNSTSVVEAQLPEEVPEGMVRVSVKYAGVNASDLNFTNGSYFKNARPPFDCGFEAAGTVVKIGAGVANVQEGDPVVLMQYGCFAEFLDAPAEMCIPVPELKPEYIVLPVSALTAAVALGEVGHVKKGDVALVTAAAGGTGQIAVQLLKHVYGCTVIGTCSSEEKAQFLKSIGCDHVINYKTENLDSRLHVLCPKGLDVIYECVGGQTFNDAVRHVAVQGRVVIIGSVSSYKSGEAVPFSHPSGTSLTMLLLAKSASLNGFFLPQFHGVMPKHMASLLKYLKAGQVKLFVDKKVFHGLSSVADAVDHLYSGTSYGKVLVEIQ; from the coding sequence ATGTCGTCTCCCAGCAACTTCAAGAAGCTGCAGgtcgtctccctctccaaaGACTTCCGCAACTCTACCTCCGTCGttgaggcgcagctgccggagGAAGTGCCGGAGGGAATGGTTCGCGTGTCTGTCAAGTACGCCGGCGTCAACGCTAGCGACTTGAACTTCACAAATGGTTCGTACTTCAAGAACGCACGGCCGCCCTTCGACTGTGGATTCGAGGCGGCCGGCACAGTGGTGAAGATCGGTGCCGGTGTCGCGAACGTGCAGGAGGGTGACCCCGTCGTGCTAATGCAGTACGGCTGCTTTGCTGAGTTCCTCGACGCACCTGCAGAGATGTGCATACCAGTGCCAGAGTTGAAGCCTGAGTACATTGTGCTTCCTGTCAGCGCTCTCACGGCCGCCGTTGCACTTGGCGAGGTGGGTCATGTGAAGAAGGGCGACGTGGCGCTggtcacggcggcggccggtgGCACGGGTCAGATCGCGGTGCAGTTGCTCAAGCACGTCTACGGTTGCACGGTGATTGGCACTTGCTCCTCCGAGGAGAAGGCCCAGTTCCTCAAGAGCATTGGCTGCGACCACGTTATCAACTACAAGACGGAGAACCTCGACAGCCGCCTGCACGTACTTTGTCCGAAAGGCTTGGATGTCATCTACGAGTGCGTTGGCGGCCAGACTTTCAACGATGCCGTccgccacgtcgccgtgcaGGGTCGTGTTGTGATCATCGGCTCCGTTTCGAGCTACAAGAGCGGTGAGGCGGTGCCTTTTTCGCACCCCAGCGGCACCTCACTGACGATGCTGCTCTTAGCCAAGTCTGCGTCTCTGAACGGTTTCTTCCTTCCGCAGTTCCACGGCGTCATGCCGAAGCACATGGCAAGCCTGCTGAAGTACCTCAAGGCGGGCCAGGTCAAGCTCTTCGTGGACAAGAAGGTGTTTCATGGATTGAGCAGTGTCGCAGACGCCGTTGATCATTTGTACTCGGGCACGAGCTACGGCAAAGTCTTGGTTGAGATCCAGTAG
- a CDS encoding putative UDP-N-acetylglucosamine-dolichyl-phosphate N-acetylglucosaminephosphotransferase, whose amino-acid sequence MTLGLVESSCNAAFAVAVHAPVLGLILLGSIVAYVGTMRYIPNVARTLLERNIFGIDINKNTEEQRQKFAVKRRAGQTEEKEFQKQAIPESLGILVGAVYLSVVMVLTVCLRFLGTAGEGLDNPYASLPGPLMTITLMLLLGFTDDVLDVKWRHKIILTTLGSLPLIMTYDGSLSVLMPCVFGRFGLPTMNVTKTWLLGLAAAQGEPTTTFRVTAPSTWFSYVVSHRSYVKVSESGTVLIYLGPIYLVYLSMLCIFCTNSINILAGVNGVEVGQSIVIAVASVVYNLFQMRLERQATPALSSVDAVAADARDMRSDHRLRALLLLGPFIGVSLALWRYNRYPARVFVGDSYTYFAGTVLAVSSITGVYSKTLLLFFAPQVFNFIISLPQLFNIVPCPRHRVPTWNPRTNLLSNSHNYTILNVVLYLFGDMHEEKLTWAILKCQVIACVLGFVVRYVLSSFLYDEVR is encoded by the coding sequence ATGACTCTTGGCTTGGTAGAATCGTCTTGTAACGCGGCCTTCGCGGTCGCTGTGCACGCGCCGGTGCTGGGGCTCATTCTGCTGGGCAGCATCGTGGCATATGTTGGTACCATGCGCTACATCCCAAATGTGGCGAGGACGCTCTTGGAGCGTAACATCTTCGGCATCGACATTAACAAGAacacggaggagcagcgccagAAGTTTGCTGTGAAGCGCCGGGCCGGTCAGACAGAGGAAAAGGAATTCCAGAAGCAGGCGATCCCAGAGTCTCTCGGCATCCTCGTAGGCGCCGTGTACCTTTCTGTGGTGATGGTGCTCACCGTGTGTCTCCGGTTTCTCGGCACCGCTGGTGAAGGGTTAGACAACCCTTACGCATCACTTCCGGGTCCCTTGATGACCATCACCCTCATGCTTCTCTTGGGGTTCACGGATGACGTGCTGGATGTGAAATGGCGCCACAAGATCATCCTCACAACGCTCGGCTCGCTGCCTCTCATCATGACGTACGACGGAAGTCTATCCGTGCTGATGCCGTGCGTGTTCGGTCGCTTCGGTCTGCCCACCATGAACGTAACGAAGACGTGGCTTCTTGgcctcgctgccgcacaaGGCGAACCGACAACCACCTTTCGCGTCACGGCTCCCTCGACATGGTTCTCCTACGTTGTCAGTCACCGTTCCTACGTCAAGGTCTCCGAAAGTGGCACGGTGTTGATCTACCTCGGTCCCATCTACCTCGTTTACTTGTCCATGCTGTGCATCTTCTGCACCAACAGCATCAACATTCTCGCCGGCGTCAATGGTGTGGAGGTGGGGCAGAGCATTGTGATCGCAGTCGCGTCTGTTGTGTACAACCTATTCCAGATGCGCCTCGAAAGACAGGCGACACCGGCCTTGAGCAGCGTCGACGCTGTGGCGGCAGATGCACGCGACATGCGGAGCGATCATCgactgcgcgcgctgctcttgCTGGGGCCTTTCATCGGTGTGAGCCTGGCCCTCTGGCGCTACAACCGCTACCCCGCCCGCGTCTTCGTGGGAGACAGCTATACCTACTTTGCCGGCACCGTGCTGGCGGTGTCCAGCATCACCGGCGTGTACAGCAAGACACTGCTGCTCTTTTTTGCGCCGCAGGTGTTCAATTTTATCATAtcactgccgcagctcttCAACATTGTGCCGTGCCCGCGCCACCGCGTGCCAACGTGGAACCCGCGGACGAACTTGTTGTCAAACAGCCACAACTATACCATCCTCAACGTTGTCCTCTACCTCTTCGGCGATATGCACGAGGAGAAGCTGACGTGGGCGATCCTCAAGTGTCAGGTCATCGCCTGTGTTTTGGGGTTCGTCGTGCGGTACGTGTTGAGCTCCTTTCTCTACGATGAAGTCCGCTAG